The following DNA comes from Capsicum annuum cultivar UCD-10X-F1 chromosome 7, UCD10Xv1.1, whole genome shotgun sequence.
CGTGGTCTACCTCATGCACACTTTCTTGTTATACTTATCAATTAATACAAATTATTGACTCCAGAATCTTATGATAACGTGGTTTGTGCAAAATTACCTGATTCTAATTCACAAGAATATTTACGGTCACTTGTTCGATTGCATATGATGCATGGACCTTGTGAAAATTTAGATCCGGCGAGATTATGTATGCGAAAACAAGGTAATTGTAAATTCAAGTATCCAAAAAATTTTACCGATAAAACATCAAAAGGCAAAAATTCATACCCAatttatagaagaagaaaaataggaaatgtTGTAAAGATCAGAACTAAATACCTTGATAATTCATGGGTTGTCCCGTACAATCCTTTCTTACTTAGCAAATTTAACTGTCATATAAATGTTGAAATTTGTTTAGATATTAGAACCGGTAAATATATTTACAAGTATATCTGCAAAGGACATGACAAAATTGCATTTCACATACACAACAATTATATAGAAACATAAAtcgatgaaataaaagaatatcgaTCTGCTAGATGGGTATCTCCACCCGAAGCTACGTGGCGTTTATTTGCTTTCCCAATTAACGAAATGAATCCAACTGTCTATCATCTTCACTTACATCTTGAGGAACAACAATTCATTTCTTTTAAGACTGTAGCAAGTGTTGATTCAATTATAAATAATCCGATGATTAGAAAAACAATTTTGACGAAATTCTTCATTATGAATACAGAAAATGAAGATGCTAAAGAACCGAACCTATTGTATAAAGAATTTGCACAATACTTTGTATGGTGGGTGCAATATAAAATGTGGACTCGATGAAAAAAAGATAACGTTATTGGACGTGTTATAACCTGTCATCCAACAGAAGGCGAAATatattatttaagtttattattaATGAATGTAAGAGCACCAAAATCATAAAAAGATCTACGAACTGTTAATGAAGTACCTTACAATACATTTAGAGAACCTGCTGAAAAGATAAGATTGCTTCTGTCTGATAATAATTTGACTGAATGTATGAAAGAAGCTGTGAGTTATCAAATGCCATATAGCTTAAGACGTTTGTTTGCGACATTGTTAGTATACTGTGATCCTACAAATCTAAGAGAGTTATGGAAGAAATTTGAAATGCCTATGTCTGAAGACTTCAAAAATTTACCAAACACTGAAGCAAAAAACATCCAATACAAAGTTCTAAATAATATTAATGACATCTTATGTTATATGAGACATAACATTAATGATTATAAATTAATTACAACAAATTTCAAGCCTTCTACTACTgcaaaagaaatttattttgaaagaaaCATTATTGTTACTAAAGAAGAATTATCATTGGAGAAAAATTTAAACTCTGAACAACGAGCAACATACAATGTGATTATAGACAGAATATTTTCTGACAACCCAGGAGCTTTTTTCATAAATGGTCCAGGAGGAACAGGTAAAACTTTTTTATATCGAGCTTTATTAGCTACAATACGATCTAAAGGATTCATTGCTTTAGCAACCGCAACTTCTGAAGTTGCGGCTTCTATCCTTCCCGGTGATCGTACATCTCATTCGCGCTTTAAAATTTCTATTGATATTAATGAAAACTTTAGTTGCAATATTAGCAAACAAAGTTCACTTGCATGTTTAGTTTGAGATGCTAAATTAATTGTGTGGGATGAAGTGTCGATGgcgaaaaagaaaatgattgaaacCTTTGAtctacttttgaaaaatttattgaacacaaatatattttttggtggtAAAGTTGTTGTCTTTGGTGGTGATTTTAGACAAACACTACCGATTGTTCgaaatgaaaaaagagaagatTTTATTTATCAAAGTTTATTATATTCGGACATTTGGaatcaattagaaaaaataaacttGTCAAAAAACATACGTGCAAAAATAGATTCAGCTTTTTGTGAATATTTAATGAGAATTGGAAATGAAAAAGAACCTGTTAActctgaaaataaaattaaaatttccaattcatttattattcctTTTACTATTGAAAAAGAATCATTGAATGTATTGTTTGAGACAACATTTTCAAATTTGCATGAGTTTTTCTACAATTCAACTTCAATAACTTCTCATGCCATCTTAACAATGAAAAATGAGTTTGTAAACGAAATAAATGATATGCTTATCAGTAAACTTTCTAAGGATGCTAGAATATACATTGCAATTGATGAAACTATAGAACCAAGTGATCAAAGCCAATATGAAGATTTTCTGCATACCTTATATCCTAATGATTTGCCTCCatataaattagttttaaaaaaaaattgtccaatTATATTATTGCGGAATTTGAATCCTTCTGAGGATTTATGTAATGGTACTCGATTAACATGTTGTGACTTTAAAACACATGTTATAAGTGCAAAAATTGCAACTGGTGACTTCAAAAATACTCACGTATTCATTCCAAAAATACCATTACTAACATCACAAGATGAAAAATTACCAGTTCAGTTTAAAAGAACATAATTTCCAGTCAAATTATGCTTTGCTATGACTATAAACAAAGCGCAAGATCAAACATTAGATTTCGTTGGAATTTATTTACGAGAACCAGTGTTTTCACATGGCCAACTTTACGTCGCGTTATCAAGAGTAAAAACTTCGAATAATGTCAAAATATTAATTCGACCCCCAAACCCAGATAGTCATGATGACAATTCCACATATAGTTTATGATAATTCAAAAAGCTTTCCCATGAATCTTTCATATCAGACTCTCTCAACTTAGGACTTACGCGATCTTTATGACATATTTGTTGTCACAAACAATTTAaattcttgaacatataaatactcattgatttttctttacttacCGAGACAAAATGAATGGCGATAGAGCTACTGTTCGTACACAGTCACGATAGATGGAAATGATACATTCTCTGTACAAAGAAAGTATCTAAAAATGAAGATGATGGCCTTTTCAGGTCGTTGcattcattatttttataatcaaTTAAGGGAAACATTTCTAATTCTTAATTCTATAAAGTTTAATTCTATAATGTTTTGACTTGTGTGTTGAATGTTTCAATTTTTGTTACTTAAGAAAATTGTGTTGTATCCAGGGAGTTACTCAAGAATTTCTGCTCAAGTTCAAAGAATGTGAAACCTGAGCATAACATCATTTTCAGGTATAATTTCTACAAAAACGAGtttactgaactgattactacaCATTACAAGTTAATTATTGCTAATTATTAAGTTGTCATCGTTGTATAAAGATGGAGTTAGTGATTCCCAGTTCAACCAAGTCATAAACATTGAACTCAATCAGATTGTTGAGGTTTGAGTGTGCAGTATCTGCAGCCTTACTTTATTTATGAAAACCTCTTTATTTCTGATCACCAAATATGACACTAACTGTTATCATTGCATAAAAGAACCACCACACACAGTTTTTTCACACCAACTCACCAGACAATGTTCCCGCTGGTTTGTACTTTTAGGCATTAGCTATCAAGCTTGTGTTGATGGATGTTCATGCTAGACCTATTGTGAATTAAAAATTCCTtcttttgagttttctttctatCGTCTGTGTGCTATTCAGGAAACAACAAGACCCACACACTACCATGTTCTACATAATGAAATTGAATTTTCTGCagatgatatgcaagagctggttCATTCATTGTCCTATGTGTAAGAAAGCAATCTCCTTTTATGAGGAACTTGAACATCCAACAGATGATTTTTATTGTACATAAACAACAGTTctcaaaaaaccaaaaaaaataaataatcctaAATCATGTTTGCAACTTTGATCAAGTAATATTTGTACACATTCTATCTTTGATGTTTTATCTGTGCCAAACTTTTTGACAAAGTCTTCATTGGTGAAGAGAACTTAAGCTAATTTCTGGATATGTTGTGATGGATGCCACAAATCTTCAAATTATAGTCTTTGTtgtgtgttttttttattttgttgtgctTTTTGTGTTTTGTACTTGACAATGTTATTGTGACAACATTTATTTTCTCATTTCCAgcatatttcttttttattcagttatttaagaGTTGTTTTGTCACATATTCACTCCCAAATTATAATTGCCCAAGAAAACCAACTTCAACATTTGTGTTGTTACTGTGTTGCAGCAACTCAGTGGCAAAATGAGAGTACAGATCAAATTTAATAATCTGTTCATAGAAGGGATCTTTCCAGGACTATGCAACCATTAAATTCTTTGCATAATCACAAgatttatttaatcaaatatttgATGCTTTGTAAATACGCATATGTTTGGCCCGTGCAACTCACGGGCATCtccactagtatatatatatatatatattacaaattAAAGAGCACTTTATTAATTACCAAACAAAAATAGTACAAAGCTAAGGAGGACAATCTTATTCATCCTTCTTAGTAAAAACTAACAAAAGAAGCAAGCTAACTAAACTAGCAACTATTCAATATCTTCATATTAATTTATAACAGAATCATTGCTACGTTGAATATAAGAGTAGAACCTTCGCTTAGTCTTCTTTtagatcaatttttaaaaatttaagattGGTCTAGTCTTGACATATTTTGAGGGTGTGAAAGTCtacaaaaaaattgatattgattTGAGCTTTAATTAGTATGTTCCACTTGATTTTATACTAGATGACAAGTTTATGAAGTCGTAGTAACTTTCAACATGTAaaatcaatcaataaaattttgattatagAGATTACCATGAACGAATTAGTTTGCAATGCCGGATTTTGAGAGGTGTGCTGTGAACTGGTCTGAATTGGGACTAGGTGCCGAGTTACTGCTTTGGAGTGAATGAAAGTGTTGCCACAGCGGCAACCCCATTTGGCCTATGGGTTGTTGCTGCGGCAGCTTCTCCGTTATAGCGTTTTAAAACGACGGTACTGCAACGGTACCGCTGCAACAATAAAGATGCAGTTTTAAACATTCAAGAGCTTAGAGGGAGATGATTTTCTACCAATTTTGAAAGTTTTCATCGTTGGAGGTAAGATTTCTTTACCTTTATAACTTGATGTACTCCATTAAATTTTTAGAAATCACTAGAAAATTGTCCATGGTAGAATTTAGGGGTTATCCCTAATTTATAAACTGAAGGCAATTGGTGAAAATTTGATTATGTTTCGTTGGTAATGATCTTAGGGTGTTAAAAAGTACTTACTTTAGTAGAGTTATTGTTATTCATGCTAAATTACgtataattcatagtttaaattGATAATTGTAACTTCCTAATGGTTGGGAAAGGTGAGATTATTGAAATTGGCGTgtataattatgatttattgATAAAGAATTGACTGAAAGAGAAAGGAAAAGTAAGATTATGGCCTTGCAGTAATTCGAGCCAAGAATTgtggtaggttatgatttatttATAGCAAAACACTTACTTGACTCTATGTTTATATGTGAACTAAGTGTTTGTGATTGTTTTCGAGCACTACTTGTGATTATTGATTGCACTGCATTTATATTGATATTACAATGTTATGGAGATCGATGAGTTGAGGATATTGATGATGGTGatgagatgatattgatgatattgataatattgaGAATGATATTGAAGATGATGTGGAGATAAGAAAGAGATGATACGTGCATCTTGCATACATACCCATCATATGCATTTaagtatacatttatatatgtgtgtgtttgcgCGCACGCGCATGTGTGttatgatgaataatgttgaagAATTTTCCTAAGTGTCAAAGATGTAATTGGGTACTTGTATTCGTGGTGTGAAGTTTTATATTTGTAGTTGTTTGTAAGTTCTGTTTTGATAATTGTTACTTGCATTTGATTTGCTTATTTGTCTAGTGTCGAGTTGAATTAGCCTATGATGTCTACCAGTATTTGATTGATGTATTGATGCTACCTGTGCTCTTCTTTATATTGTGTACAGAACGTGTTTCAGGGGCTGAGACGAGACCTCGACTATAGCCAGCGTTTGCAGACTTCAATTTAAAGGTAAGAACCATAATTGGACCACCATTAggtctttttattttagttcGCGTCTCTTATTTTTGGACTAAAACATTctccttatttttatattttgaatgatcTGTTAGGCATTAGTTTTTAAAAACTATCACATGCTCTTGTACTGTGATTTCGGGTCTCGGGGTGTAATAAATTGAGAAATTTCGTGTTCTATTCTTTAGTTTGGATATTTAattaagtttgaattttatttctGTTGATAATTATTGCGTTTAGAGATTTCGTAAATAGAAAATTGATGAAAGTAACTTGTGAAGGATTTGACTAATCAACATGGGTTGAGTTAGATGGTCCTCCTACCATCGTATTAGAGTGGATGCCAATCATGACCACTTAAGTCGTGGCATAATGATACAAGAACGGCCTAAAGATGGCTCAAAACAGCCCACAAAACgtcacaaaacagtccactagaACTAGATACAAAACGACAACAAGAAAACAAAACTAACTTAAGAGATAATGGATAAATAACTTGACATAAAGAGAACATGTAAGATAGAagctaaagagtatattaaactcaaaaatccctacaaacatgtaaactaacaccaagttcttacgttGACATAAGAGGAACTTTACTCCTCTAAGtaccaacgtatcaagccaacAATTCAAcatgagtgattccacactcaagttgaaaccTATTTTCAAACTTCTTTGTTGTTCTATACTTTAATAATAATTACTTTCATTTAACTATTTAATCATAATAAAAACAACTTCACTTTTGTATAAATATTAAGTGAAGCTAAATATATATTTACCCTTTCCAAATTGTGAATTTCATTTTCTTACATAGCTATGTGTTCATGCACTTGCACTATTATTAGATGAGGTCGGTCGCTTGATAACGCCGAACCTTTTCTACGTGTCAACTTTTGTACGCATGATTAACTTTGGTCCCATAGTAAAGGACGAATTTCTCCAActtcttttttaaaagaataaaataatgaaataaaatgaaggaaaaatttcttcttctttttcaaataaataaaataatgaaattaaatgaaattaacatcttccattttatttttatttttttaataatttaaatttagatAGGTAGGTGTGAAGGAATGCTGCTTGTCATGAGTCAAGTGGTCTATTAAAAATAGCATTTCTGTTTTATTTGAGATAGTGATAtgaactgcgtatattttactTTTCTCAAATTCCACTTGTGAAAATACACGGAATATCTTGTGTTGTGTGAAGGACCTGAATTGGGTAAAATATTATTAGGAAGGAATTTGTCTACGCTAATAGGTAGGAGTATCTTTTCTTGTTGTTCGCACTACTAGTAGTCGTAGTACTGTGTTTGTGATTTCTTGTTTGTGAGTGTTGATGATATTTATTGTTTCGGGCAGatcaattatagtattattttatgaTACGGCCGTTATTATCACTATTTATTGATTAGTTTCTGTCTATTATTTCTTGTtcttttattacatatttttatcTTGAGCCATGcataatcaaaaataatttttctatctcAATGCTAATATAGGAATAAAAACTTAGTACACTCCACCTTCTCTAAACGACACTTAATAAAAGAAGACTAAATTTATTTGAAGTGAAAATTACAATACTTACCATACGAGCAATTTATCTCGTTCGAAAAGGACAAACCGTACTTATCCctggtatatttttttttactgagTCTTTGCCTATATAAACAGCCCCCATAgctcaaaattcaagaaattagaaAAACAAATTTCAGAAAATCcttaaaaactctctctctccATTTTCCAAAAAACTTCCTTTTCTTCTCGGCCTTTTATAGCTACTACCAAGAACAAAAATGGGTCTTCAAGAACCAGATCCTCTTAAACAGCTGAATTTACCACCTGGTTTTCGATTTTATCCTACTGATGAAGAGCTTTTAGTTGAATACTTATGTCGCAAAGTGGCTGGTCATATTTTTGAGCTGCAAATCATTGCTGAAGTCGATTTGTACAAATTTGATCCATGGGTTCTTCCTAGTAAGTTTCTGTTtcatttttcgaaaaaaaaaaaatcatttttgtaTCAGAGCCGAGGTTCTATCAGAAAAAAAAAGTCTATGTTATTAATGTTTTAGTGGTTGAATTTTGTACAGACAAGGCGATTTTCGGCGAAAAAGAATGGTACTTCTTCAGTCCAAGAGATAGGAAGTATCCGAACGGATCACGACCTAACAGAGTAGCTGGCTCTGGATACTGGAAAGCAACAGGAACAGATAAAGTTGTTGCAAGTGAAGGACGAAGAGTTGGGATCAAAAAGGCTTTGGTGTTTTACGTTGGTAAAGCACCGAAAGGAACTAAGACCAACTGGATAATGCATGAATATCGACTCTGTGAACCTTCAAGGAAAATCGGAAGTCCAAGGgtaagtgtgtgtgtgtgtatatatatatatatatccaccaTTACTTCATTTGTCGAAGCAGAACTAGTATTTGAAGTTTATGTATATCCACCGTTACTCCATTTCTGCTCTATGACTCTAATAgttgtttttttgtttgattCAGCTTGATGATTGGGTTTTATGCCGGATTTATAAGAAGAACGTTGCTGCCCCGAAACCGGGTAGTTGTGATCTTCGAAACAAAGATATAAGCCATGGTGGTTCTTCCTCCTCGTCTTCTTCGCTGTTTGGTGATATGCTGGAAACTCTACCGGTCATTGAAGACCGGTATTTCTCGTTGCCACAAATGAATTTTCAGCAAAGCGATACCAATCTCAGTCTCCAGCAGTTTGGTTCCGGTAACTTCAATTGGGCAGCTACTGCCCAATCGTTGTTCCCGGAACTGGCTACTCAAAATCCAGCTTCAGGTCCACCTCCAGCAGCTCCTCCGATGCTTGTTAACAATCAAAACAATTTGAACAACTTGAACGAATTTTTCGCCAATTCAACGGCGTTAAATTTTCATGAAGACGTAAAGAATGAAGGCGGATCTGAGCAAGAGGTTCAAAGCAGTGTTAACAACCCGGGTTTTTACCCGGTTAACTCAACTGGATTTCCGGGTACCGACCCGTTTGGGATTCGGTACCCGACCCAGACCCAAACAGTGGGTGCCGGTTTCACTACTCAGTAAGTAATCGAAGGGTTAGATTGGTAATTTAACGAGGTTTGGGTAAAGGATAAAAATGGCAATTTGGAAATGTTGAGTTCATTGGGTTGGAAAAGGGGCATTTTAATTTTGTTCATGCAAGGATGTATTTATACAATGTATTTTCTTTTAAGCTTTTGTAAGGTAGTACTTAGAAATATAGGAGGATATAGCTAATTTTCCTTTTGTTCTAAAACTTTTGAGTATTAATGTAACTTTagtggtgtttttttttttttttttttgttaaatgcaaaaatttttttgaattgttgttgtaaaatgttgtgtaggtttttattttattttgggggggtttttttttggggggggggggggggtggggggtgggggggaggggggagataAATGTAACaattttgttgaatatttgatGGAGAAGATGAGAATGAATAGTTTATTTTTGACAAATGCAAAAAGTCAAAGTTAatccaataaaaaattatttattgaagAGATCATTTGGTATTATTGTCGATGTAAGaaattatttttgtcaattttatgtGTAACTCGTTCAACTCGTGTAAAATCAAATTCGTGCCTGGCCATCTCGTTTAAATCATGGGTCAATTTGGTTAAAACCCGTTATGAAACGGGTTCAAACCAAATTAAGATCGGGTCAGAGCTTTATCGAGAAGGAATTTCTTGATTTGGAGTTTTGCTATTTTAGAACTGTTATAGTTACGGTGAATGTTTTCTTAATTTTGCTATTTTAGAATTGTCATAGTTACGGTCATCTATAGTTTCTTAATTTTGCTATTCTAGAGTTTCATCGTTGAACGTTTCCTTGATTTTGCTATATTAGAGTTTCATCGGTGAATGCTTTTTTGATTAtgctattttagatttttttcagtGAACGCTTTCTTGattctgtaattttacagtttcATCGATGACTGTTTTTTTGATTCTGTTATTTTAGAGTTTCGCCAGTGAACGCTTTCTTGGTTCTGTTATTTTAGAGTTTCATCGGTGAACGCTTTCTTGATTCTGCTATTTTAGAGTTTCATCTTTGAATAattattgattttgctatttttagAGTTTTGCCGATGAACACTTTTTGATTCTGCTATTTTAGAATTTTGTTGGTAAtgctttcttgatttttctatttagAGTTTCGACTGTGAACAATTTCTTGATTTTGCTATTTTAAAATTGTAATAGTTATAGTCATCAGTGAACGATTTCTTAATTTTGCTTTTCTAGAGTTACAACCGTCGATGAacactttcttgatttttcaattttagagTTACGGTCGTTAGCAAATGCTTTCTTAATTTTGCTATTTCAGAGTTACGATCATCGATGAGTGCTTTCTTAATTTTGCTATTTTAGAGTTTCGTCAGTAAACGCTTTTTAAATTTTACTATTTTGAAATTACAGTCGTCGATGAACGCtttcttgattttgttatttttttatgtaatgtaATCAATATTACATATGTGAGACCattttttacttatattttttcagTGAGCGTATATTGCATGTATAAGATCGCAGGtgaatactttcttgattttgttgttttacAGTTAGAGTTGGCAAtaaata
Coding sequences within:
- the LOC107878688 gene encoding NAC domain-containing protein JA2L; the protein is MGLQEPDPLKQLNLPPGFRFYPTDEELLVEYLCRKVAGHIFELQIIAEVDLYKFDPWVLPNKAIFGEKEWYFFSPRDRKYPNGSRPNRVAGSGYWKATGTDKVVASEGRRVGIKKALVFYVGKAPKGTKTNWIMHEYRLCEPSRKIGSPRLDDWVLCRIYKKNVAAPKPGSCDLRNKDISHGGSSSSSSSLFGDMLETLPVIEDRYFSLPQMNFQQSDTNLSLQQFGSGNFNWAATAQSLFPELATQNPASGPPPAAPPMLVNNQNNLNNLNEFFANSTALNFHEDVKNEGGSEQEVQSSVNNPGFYPVNSTGFPGTDPFGIRYPTQTQTVGAGFTTQ